A region of Blattabacterium cuenoti STAT DNA encodes the following proteins:
- a CDS encoding KdsC family phosphatase produces the protein METYIKIMNDINTFIFDVDGVLTDCTLHLFSDGNFGRRMFAKDGYAIQLAREKGYNLCIITGGSDLMVFRRLRDLNISYIYQGVNNKKKYLDEYCKILNLTKKKILYMGDDIPDIEIMKSVALPCSPIDAVQEVKNISKYISPKKGGRGCVRDVIEKTLKVQKNWI, from the coding sequence ATGGAAACTTATATAAAGATAATGAATGATATTAATACTTTCATATTTGATGTAGATGGAGTATTAACGGATTGTACTTTACATTTGTTTTCAGATGGAAATTTTGGAAGAAGAATGTTTGCTAAAGATGGGTATGCGATACAATTAGCAAGAGAAAAAGGATATAATTTATGTATTATAACAGGAGGATCAGATTTGATGGTTTTTAGACGTTTGAGGGACTTGAATATCTCTTATATTTATCAAGGAGTAAATAATAAAAAAAAATATTTAGATGAATATTGTAAAATTTTAAATCTTACTAAAAAAAAAATTCTTTACATGGGAGATGATATTCCTGATATTGAGATTATGAAATCTGTAGCATTACCTTGTTCTCCAATAGATGCAGTTCAAGAAGTAAAAAATATATCTAAATATATATCTCCAAAAAAAGGAGGTAGGGGATGTGTAAGAGATGTGATCGAAAAAACTTTAAAAGTTCAAAAAAATTGGATCTAA
- a CDS encoding DUF3276 family protein encodes MDEKENKENIKDRNEICSRTLKTGSRTYFFDARETRAGDYYLTITESKKNFSETGEITYKKHKIYLYKEDFSKFQSILDDMIRFIINEKGREVISERHQKDFKNHTTYNQELKEVQKRTSDMKNFTNINFEDI; translated from the coding sequence ATGGACGAAAAAGAAAACAAAGAAAACATTAAAGACAGAAATGAAATTTGTTCACGAACTTTAAAAACTGGTAGTAGGACTTATTTTTTTGATGCAAGAGAAACAAGAGCAGGTGATTATTATTTGACGATAACTGAAAGTAAAAAAAATTTCTCTGAAACAGGAGAAATAACTTATAAAAAACATAAAATTTATTTGTATAAAGAAGATTTTTCAAAATTCCAGAGTATACTTGACGATATGATTCGTTTTATTATTAATGAAAAAGGAAGAGAAGTTATTTCTGAACGTCATCAAAAAGATTTTAAGAATCATACTACATATAATCAAGAACTTAAGGAAGTTCAAAAAAGAACATCAGATATGAAAAATTTCACAAATATTAATTTTGAAGATATATAA